From a single Brassica oleracea var. oleracea cultivar TO1000 chromosome C5, BOL, whole genome shotgun sequence genomic region:
- the LOC106294894 gene encoding zinc finger CCCH domain-containing protein 37 isoform X8: MAAHRHQLFTYALQPSLAAASTVSPAPPPPQPLPQPQQSLSLSSLYASSAADRYYPDATFRFLSRDGSEALTNYQATVASSSSSSAMYHHHHLPNAAAASHLAYPPQLIHQEAWPPGVEPPAAAAAAVEPLPPGVKRTSEALYYPTLYGAHNPMGQTEAWYTTDYLTKRLKLESTSHLPVYPQRAGEKDCTHYMQTRTCKFGEGCKFDHPVWVPEGGIPDWKEAPVVPNDEYPERPGEPDCPYYIKTQRCKYGLRCKFNHPKTAAAVTVETPDALPERPSEPPCTFYMKTGKCKFGLTCKFHHPKDIQLPSSSQDNGSTEAVTSEPDVTNNPHVTFAPAAYYNSKGLPARPAEVDCPFYLKTGSCKYGATCRYNHPERTAFTPQAAGINYPLVSPTSASVNLGLINSAASLYQTLAQPTLGALTATYPQRPGQPECDYYMKTGECKFGERCRFHHPADRLNATSKQAPQQPNVKLSLAGYPRREGAQNCPYYMKTGTCKYGATCKFDHPPPGEVMAKTASEAEADAAGGATDTTQ, encoded by the exons ATGGCAGCACATCGTCACCAATTGTTCACATACGCCCTCCAACCTTCTCTCGCCGCCGCCTCCACCGTTTCCCCCGCTCCTCCTCCGCCGCAACCGCTACCGCAACCGCAGCAAAGTCTCTCCCTTTCTTCTCTCTACGCCTCCTCCGCCGCCGACCGCTACTACCCCGACGCCACGTTCCGCTTCTTATCCCGCGACGGATCCGAAGCTTTGACCAACTACCAAGCAACGGTTGCTTCTTCTTCCTCTTCTTCGGCCATGTACCACCACCACCATCTCCCCAACGCGGCGGCGGCGTCGCATTTGGCTTACCCTCCTCAGCTGATTCATCAGGAAGCTTGGCCGCCTGGCGTCGAGCCTCCCGCCGCCGCCGCCGCCGCCGTTGAGCCTCTTCCTCCTGGAGTCAAACGCACCTCTGAAG CGCTCTACTATCCGACTCTCTACGGTGCCCATAATCCAATGGGTCAGACGGAAGCTTGGTATACTACGGACTACTTAACCAAGCGCCTTAAGTTGGAGAGTACGAGCCATTTGCCTGTCTATCCACAGCGGGCAGGGGAGAAGGATTGTACCCACTATATGCAAACAAGAACTTGTAAATTTGGAGAGGGCTGCAAATTTGATCATCCTGTTTGGGTTCCTGAAGGTGGAATCCCAGATTGGAAAGAG GCACCAGTTGTTCCAAACGATGAGTACCCTGAGAGACCAGGTGAACCAGATTGTCCG TATTATATAAAAACACAACGTTGCAAATATGGTCTAAGGTGCAAGTTTAATCATCCCAAAACAGCGGCTGCA GTTACTGTTGAAACTCCAGATGCCTTACCTGAGAGGCCTTCTGAGCCCCCGTGCACT TTCTACATGAAGACTGGAAAATGTAAATTTGGTTTAACATGCAAGTTCCACCACCCAAAAGATATCCAGCTACCATCATCTAGTCAAGATAATGGTAGTACTGAGGCTGTAACCAGTGAACCTGATGTCACCAACAATCCGCATGTGACATTTGCTCCAGCAGCATATTACAACTCGAAGGGACTACCAGCTAGGCCG GCTGAAGTAGACTGCCCGTTCTATCTCAAGACCGGAAG CTGCAAGTATGGTGCCACCTGTCGCTACAATCATCCTGAGAGGACTG CATTCACTCCCCAAGCTGCTGGGATAAATTATCCTCTAGTGTCCCCGACCAGTGCGAGTGTAAACCTTGGGTTGATTAACTCAGCTGCCTCCCTCTATCAGACTCTTGCTCAACCCACG CTAGGAGCGCTTACAGCAACGTATCCCCAAAGACCTGGACAACCAGAATGTGAC TACTACATGAAGACAGGGGAGTGCAAGTTTGGAGAGAGGTGCAGGTTCCATCACCCAGCAGATAGGTTGAACGCAACGAGTAAACAAGCTCCTCAGCAGCCGAATGTGAAGCTGAGTCTTGCAGGGTATCCCAGAAGAGAG GGTGCGCAAAATTGCCCGTATTACATGAAGACGGGGACTTGCAAGTACGGGGCAACATGCAAGTTTGACCATCCTCCTCCAGGCGAAGTTATGGCTAAAACCGCTTCAGAAGCTGAAGCTGATGCTGCTGGTGGAGCGACTGACACGACTCAGTGA
- the LOC106294894 gene encoding zinc finger CCCH domain-containing protein 37 isoform X2: MAAHRHQLFTYALQPSLAAASTVSPAPPPPQPLPQPQQSLSLSSLYASSAADRYYPDATFRFLSRDGSEALTNYQATVASSSSSSAMYHHHHLPNAAAASHLAYPPQLIHQEAWPPGVEPPAAAAAAVEPLPPGVKRTSEALYYPTLYGAHNPMGQTEAWYTTDYLTKRLKLESTSHLPVYPQRAGEKDCTHYMQTRTCKFGEGCKFDHPVWVPEGGIPDWKEAPVVPNDEYPERPGEPDCPYYIKTQRCKYGLRCKFNHPKTAAAVTVETPDALPERPSEPPCTFYMKTGKCKFGLTCKFHHPKDIQLPSSSQDNGSTEAVTSEPDVTNNPHVTFAPAAYYNSKGLPARPAEVDCPFYLKTGSCKYGATCRYNHPERTAFTPQAAGINYPLVSPTSASVNLGLINSAASLYQTLAQPTVDVYNHANLLQLGALTATYPQRPGQPECDYYMKTGECKFGERCRFHHPADRLNATSKQAPQQPNVKLSLAGYPRREGAQNCPYYMKTGTCKYGATCKFDHPPPGEVMAKTASEAEADAAGGATDTTQ, from the exons ATGGCAGCACATCGTCACCAATTGTTCACATACGCCCTCCAACCTTCTCTCGCCGCCGCCTCCACCGTTTCCCCCGCTCCTCCTCCGCCGCAACCGCTACCGCAACCGCAGCAAAGTCTCTCCCTTTCTTCTCTCTACGCCTCCTCCGCCGCCGACCGCTACTACCCCGACGCCACGTTCCGCTTCTTATCCCGCGACGGATCCGAAGCTTTGACCAACTACCAAGCAACGGTTGCTTCTTCTTCCTCTTCTTCGGCCATGTACCACCACCACCATCTCCCCAACGCGGCGGCGGCGTCGCATTTGGCTTACCCTCCTCAGCTGATTCATCAGGAAGCTTGGCCGCCTGGCGTCGAGCCTCCCGCCGCCGCCGCCGCCGCCGTTGAGCCTCTTCCTCCTGGAGTCAAACGCACCTCTGAAG CGCTCTACTATCCGACTCTCTACGGTGCCCATAATCCAATGGGTCAGACGGAAGCTTGGTATACTACGGACTACTTAACCAAGCGCCTTAAGTTGGAGAGTACGAGCCATTTGCCTGTCTATCCACAGCGGGCAGGGGAGAAGGATTGTACCCACTATATGCAAACAAGAACTTGTAAATTTGGAGAGGGCTGCAAATTTGATCATCCTGTTTGGGTTCCTGAAGGTGGAATCCCAGATTGGAAAGAG GCACCAGTTGTTCCAAACGATGAGTACCCTGAGAGACCAGGTGAACCAGATTGTCCG TATTATATAAAAACACAACGTTGCAAATATGGTCTAAGGTGCAAGTTTAATCATCCCAAAACAGCGGCTGCA GTTACTGTTGAAACTCCAGATGCCTTACCTGAGAGGCCTTCTGAGCCCCCGTGCACT TTCTACATGAAGACTGGAAAATGTAAATTTGGTTTAACATGCAAGTTCCACCACCCAAAAGATATCCAGCTACCATCATCTAGTCAAGATAATGGTAGTACTGAGGCTGTAACCAGTGAACCTGATGTCACCAACAATCCGCATGTGACATTTGCTCCAGCAGCATATTACAACTCGAAGGGACTACCAGCTAGGCCG GCTGAAGTAGACTGCCCGTTCTATCTCAAGACCGGAAG CTGCAAGTATGGTGCCACCTGTCGCTACAATCATCCTGAGAGGACTG CATTCACTCCCCAAGCTGCTGGGATAAATTATCCTCTAGTGTCCCCGACCAGTGCGAGTGTAAACCTTGGGTTGATTAACTCAGCTGCCTCCCTCTATCAGACTCTTGCTCAACCCACGGTAGATGTCTACAATCATGCT AACTTGTTGCAGCTAGGAGCGCTTACAGCAACGTATCCCCAAAGACCTGGACAACCAGAATGTGAC TACTACATGAAGACAGGGGAGTGCAAGTTTGGAGAGAGGTGCAGGTTCCATCACCCAGCAGATAGGTTGAACGCAACGAGTAAACAAGCTCCTCAGCAGCCGAATGTGAAGCTGAGTCTTGCAGGGTATCCCAGAAGAGAG GGTGCGCAAAATTGCCCGTATTACATGAAGACGGGGACTTGCAAGTACGGGGCAACATGCAAGTTTGACCATCCTCCTCCAGGCGAAGTTATGGCTAAAACCGCTTCAGAAGCTGAAGCTGATGCTGCTGGTGGAGCGACTGACACGACTCAGTGA
- the LOC106294894 gene encoding zinc finger CCCH domain-containing protein 37 isoform X6: protein MAAHRHQLFTYALQPSLAAASTVSPAPPPPQPLPQPQQSLSLSSLYASSAADRYYPDATFRFLSRDGSEALTNYQATVASSSSSSAMYHHHHLPNAAAASHLAYPPQLIHQEAWPPGVEPPAAAAAAVEPLPPGVKRTSEALYYPTLYGAHNPMGQTEAWYTTDYLTKRLKLESTSHLPVYPQRAGEKDCTHYMQTRTCKFGEGCKFDHPVWVPEGGIPDWKEAPVVPNDEYPERPGEPDCPYYIKTQRCKYGLRCKFNHPKTAAAVTVETPDALPERPSEPPCTFYMKTGKCKFGLTCKFHHPKDIQLPSSSQDNGSTEAVTSEPDVTNNPHVTFAPAAYYNSKGLPARPAEVDCPFYLKTGSCKYGATCRYNHPERTAFTPQAAGINYPLVSPTSASVNLGLINSAASLYQTLAQPTNLLQLGALTATYPQRPGQPECDYYMKTGECKFGERCRFHHPADRLNATSKQAPQQPNVKLSLAGYPRREGAQNCPYYMKTGTCKYGATCKFDHPPPGEVMAKTASEAEADAAGGATDTTQ, encoded by the exons ATGGCAGCACATCGTCACCAATTGTTCACATACGCCCTCCAACCTTCTCTCGCCGCCGCCTCCACCGTTTCCCCCGCTCCTCCTCCGCCGCAACCGCTACCGCAACCGCAGCAAAGTCTCTCCCTTTCTTCTCTCTACGCCTCCTCCGCCGCCGACCGCTACTACCCCGACGCCACGTTCCGCTTCTTATCCCGCGACGGATCCGAAGCTTTGACCAACTACCAAGCAACGGTTGCTTCTTCTTCCTCTTCTTCGGCCATGTACCACCACCACCATCTCCCCAACGCGGCGGCGGCGTCGCATTTGGCTTACCCTCCTCAGCTGATTCATCAGGAAGCTTGGCCGCCTGGCGTCGAGCCTCCCGCCGCCGCCGCCGCCGCCGTTGAGCCTCTTCCTCCTGGAGTCAAACGCACCTCTGAAG CGCTCTACTATCCGACTCTCTACGGTGCCCATAATCCAATGGGTCAGACGGAAGCTTGGTATACTACGGACTACTTAACCAAGCGCCTTAAGTTGGAGAGTACGAGCCATTTGCCTGTCTATCCACAGCGGGCAGGGGAGAAGGATTGTACCCACTATATGCAAACAAGAACTTGTAAATTTGGAGAGGGCTGCAAATTTGATCATCCTGTTTGGGTTCCTGAAGGTGGAATCCCAGATTGGAAAGAG GCACCAGTTGTTCCAAACGATGAGTACCCTGAGAGACCAGGTGAACCAGATTGTCCG TATTATATAAAAACACAACGTTGCAAATATGGTCTAAGGTGCAAGTTTAATCATCCCAAAACAGCGGCTGCA GTTACTGTTGAAACTCCAGATGCCTTACCTGAGAGGCCTTCTGAGCCCCCGTGCACT TTCTACATGAAGACTGGAAAATGTAAATTTGGTTTAACATGCAAGTTCCACCACCCAAAAGATATCCAGCTACCATCATCTAGTCAAGATAATGGTAGTACTGAGGCTGTAACCAGTGAACCTGATGTCACCAACAATCCGCATGTGACATTTGCTCCAGCAGCATATTACAACTCGAAGGGACTACCAGCTAGGCCG GCTGAAGTAGACTGCCCGTTCTATCTCAAGACCGGAAG CTGCAAGTATGGTGCCACCTGTCGCTACAATCATCCTGAGAGGACTG CATTCACTCCCCAAGCTGCTGGGATAAATTATCCTCTAGTGTCCCCGACCAGTGCGAGTGTAAACCTTGGGTTGATTAACTCAGCTGCCTCCCTCTATCAGACTCTTGCTCAACCCACG AACTTGTTGCAGCTAGGAGCGCTTACAGCAACGTATCCCCAAAGACCTGGACAACCAGAATGTGAC TACTACATGAAGACAGGGGAGTGCAAGTTTGGAGAGAGGTGCAGGTTCCATCACCCAGCAGATAGGTTGAACGCAACGAGTAAACAAGCTCCTCAGCAGCCGAATGTGAAGCTGAGTCTTGCAGGGTATCCCAGAAGAGAG GGTGCGCAAAATTGCCCGTATTACATGAAGACGGGGACTTGCAAGTACGGGGCAACATGCAAGTTTGACCATCCTCCTCCAGGCGAAGTTATGGCTAAAACCGCTTCAGAAGCTGAAGCTGATGCTGCTGGTGGAGCGACTGACACGACTCAGTGA
- the LOC106294894 gene encoding zinc finger CCCH domain-containing protein 37 isoform X7, translated as MAAHRHQLFTYALQPSLAAASTVSPAPPPPQPLPQPQQSLSLSSLYASSAADRYYPDATFRFLSRDGSEALTNYQATVASSSSSSAMYHHHHLPNAAAASHLAYPPQLIHQEAWPPGVEPPAAAAAAVEPLPPGVKRTSEALYYPTLYGAHNPMGQTEAWYTTDYLTKRLKLESTSHLPVYPQRAGEKDCTHYMQTRTCKFGEGCKFDHPVWVPEGGIPDWKEAPVVPNDEYPERPGEPDCPYYIKTQRCKYGLRCKFNHPKTAAAVTVETPDALPERPSEPPCTFYMKTGKCKFGLTCKFHHPKDIQLPSSSQDNGSTEAVTSEPDVTNNPHVTFAPAAYYNSKGLPARPILQAEVDCPFYLKTGSCKYGATCRYNHPERTAFTPQAAGINYPLVSPTSASVNLGLINSAASLYQTLAQPTLGALTATYPQRPGQPECDYYMKTGECKFGERCRFHHPADRLNATSKQAPQQPNVKLSLAGYPRREGAQNCPYYMKTGTCKYGATCKFDHPPPGEVMAKTASEAEADAAGGATDTTQ; from the exons ATGGCAGCACATCGTCACCAATTGTTCACATACGCCCTCCAACCTTCTCTCGCCGCCGCCTCCACCGTTTCCCCCGCTCCTCCTCCGCCGCAACCGCTACCGCAACCGCAGCAAAGTCTCTCCCTTTCTTCTCTCTACGCCTCCTCCGCCGCCGACCGCTACTACCCCGACGCCACGTTCCGCTTCTTATCCCGCGACGGATCCGAAGCTTTGACCAACTACCAAGCAACGGTTGCTTCTTCTTCCTCTTCTTCGGCCATGTACCACCACCACCATCTCCCCAACGCGGCGGCGGCGTCGCATTTGGCTTACCCTCCTCAGCTGATTCATCAGGAAGCTTGGCCGCCTGGCGTCGAGCCTCCCGCCGCCGCCGCCGCCGCCGTTGAGCCTCTTCCTCCTGGAGTCAAACGCACCTCTGAAG CGCTCTACTATCCGACTCTCTACGGTGCCCATAATCCAATGGGTCAGACGGAAGCTTGGTATACTACGGACTACTTAACCAAGCGCCTTAAGTTGGAGAGTACGAGCCATTTGCCTGTCTATCCACAGCGGGCAGGGGAGAAGGATTGTACCCACTATATGCAAACAAGAACTTGTAAATTTGGAGAGGGCTGCAAATTTGATCATCCTGTTTGGGTTCCTGAAGGTGGAATCCCAGATTGGAAAGAG GCACCAGTTGTTCCAAACGATGAGTACCCTGAGAGACCAGGTGAACCAGATTGTCCG TATTATATAAAAACACAACGTTGCAAATATGGTCTAAGGTGCAAGTTTAATCATCCCAAAACAGCGGCTGCA GTTACTGTTGAAACTCCAGATGCCTTACCTGAGAGGCCTTCTGAGCCCCCGTGCACT TTCTACATGAAGACTGGAAAATGTAAATTTGGTTTAACATGCAAGTTCCACCACCCAAAAGATATCCAGCTACCATCATCTAGTCAAGATAATGGTAGTACTGAGGCTGTAACCAGTGAACCTGATGTCACCAACAATCCGCATGTGACATTTGCTCCAGCAGCATATTACAACTCGAAGGGACTACCAGCTAGGCCG ATTTTACAGGCTGAAGTAGACTGCCCGTTCTATCTCAAGACCGGAAG CTGCAAGTATGGTGCCACCTGTCGCTACAATCATCCTGAGAGGACTG CATTCACTCCCCAAGCTGCTGGGATAAATTATCCTCTAGTGTCCCCGACCAGTGCGAGTGTAAACCTTGGGTTGATTAACTCAGCTGCCTCCCTCTATCAGACTCTTGCTCAACCCACG CTAGGAGCGCTTACAGCAACGTATCCCCAAAGACCTGGACAACCAGAATGTGAC TACTACATGAAGACAGGGGAGTGCAAGTTTGGAGAGAGGTGCAGGTTCCATCACCCAGCAGATAGGTTGAACGCAACGAGTAAACAAGCTCCTCAGCAGCCGAATGTGAAGCTGAGTCTTGCAGGGTATCCCAGAAGAGAG GGTGCGCAAAATTGCCCGTATTACATGAAGACGGGGACTTGCAAGTACGGGGCAACATGCAAGTTTGACCATCCTCCTCCAGGCGAAGTTATGGCTAAAACCGCTTCAGAAGCTGAAGCTGATGCTGCTGGTGGAGCGACTGACACGACTCAGTGA
- the LOC106294894 gene encoding zinc finger CCCH domain-containing protein 37 isoform X3, with amino-acid sequence MAAHRHQLFTYALQPSLAAASTVSPAPPPPQPLPQPQQSLSLSSLYASSAADRYYPDATFRFLSRDGSEALTNYQATVASSSSSSAMYHHHHLPNAAAASHLAYPPQLIHQEAWPPGVEPPAAAAAAVEPLPPGVKRTSEALYYPTLYGAHNPMGQTEAWYTTDYLTKRLKLESTSHLPVYPQRAGEKDCTHYMQTRTCKFGEGCKFDHPVWVPEGGIPDWKEAPVVPNDEYPERPGEPDCPYYIKTQRCKYGLRCKFNHPKTAAAVTVETPDALPERPSEPPCTFYMKTGKCKFGLTCKFHHPKDIQLPSSSQDNGSTEAVTSEPDVTNNPHVTFAPAAYYNSKGLPARPILQAEVDCPFYLKTGSCKYGATCRYNHPERTAFTPQAAGINYPLVSPTSASVNLGLINSAASLYQTLAQPTVDVYNHALGALTATYPQRPGQPECDYYMKTGECKFGERCRFHHPADRLNATSKQAPQQPNVKLSLAGYPRREGAQNCPYYMKTGTCKYGATCKFDHPPPGEVMAKTASEAEADAAGGATDTTQ; translated from the exons ATGGCAGCACATCGTCACCAATTGTTCACATACGCCCTCCAACCTTCTCTCGCCGCCGCCTCCACCGTTTCCCCCGCTCCTCCTCCGCCGCAACCGCTACCGCAACCGCAGCAAAGTCTCTCCCTTTCTTCTCTCTACGCCTCCTCCGCCGCCGACCGCTACTACCCCGACGCCACGTTCCGCTTCTTATCCCGCGACGGATCCGAAGCTTTGACCAACTACCAAGCAACGGTTGCTTCTTCTTCCTCTTCTTCGGCCATGTACCACCACCACCATCTCCCCAACGCGGCGGCGGCGTCGCATTTGGCTTACCCTCCTCAGCTGATTCATCAGGAAGCTTGGCCGCCTGGCGTCGAGCCTCCCGCCGCCGCCGCCGCCGCCGTTGAGCCTCTTCCTCCTGGAGTCAAACGCACCTCTGAAG CGCTCTACTATCCGACTCTCTACGGTGCCCATAATCCAATGGGTCAGACGGAAGCTTGGTATACTACGGACTACTTAACCAAGCGCCTTAAGTTGGAGAGTACGAGCCATTTGCCTGTCTATCCACAGCGGGCAGGGGAGAAGGATTGTACCCACTATATGCAAACAAGAACTTGTAAATTTGGAGAGGGCTGCAAATTTGATCATCCTGTTTGGGTTCCTGAAGGTGGAATCCCAGATTGGAAAGAG GCACCAGTTGTTCCAAACGATGAGTACCCTGAGAGACCAGGTGAACCAGATTGTCCG TATTATATAAAAACACAACGTTGCAAATATGGTCTAAGGTGCAAGTTTAATCATCCCAAAACAGCGGCTGCA GTTACTGTTGAAACTCCAGATGCCTTACCTGAGAGGCCTTCTGAGCCCCCGTGCACT TTCTACATGAAGACTGGAAAATGTAAATTTGGTTTAACATGCAAGTTCCACCACCCAAAAGATATCCAGCTACCATCATCTAGTCAAGATAATGGTAGTACTGAGGCTGTAACCAGTGAACCTGATGTCACCAACAATCCGCATGTGACATTTGCTCCAGCAGCATATTACAACTCGAAGGGACTACCAGCTAGGCCG ATTTTACAGGCTGAAGTAGACTGCCCGTTCTATCTCAAGACCGGAAG CTGCAAGTATGGTGCCACCTGTCGCTACAATCATCCTGAGAGGACTG CATTCACTCCCCAAGCTGCTGGGATAAATTATCCTCTAGTGTCCCCGACCAGTGCGAGTGTAAACCTTGGGTTGATTAACTCAGCTGCCTCCCTCTATCAGACTCTTGCTCAACCCACGGTAGATGTCTACAATCATGCT CTAGGAGCGCTTACAGCAACGTATCCCCAAAGACCTGGACAACCAGAATGTGAC TACTACATGAAGACAGGGGAGTGCAAGTTTGGAGAGAGGTGCAGGTTCCATCACCCAGCAGATAGGTTGAACGCAACGAGTAAACAAGCTCCTCAGCAGCCGAATGTGAAGCTGAGTCTTGCAGGGTATCCCAGAAGAGAG GGTGCGCAAAATTGCCCGTATTACATGAAGACGGGGACTTGCAAGTACGGGGCAACATGCAAGTTTGACCATCCTCCTCCAGGCGAAGTTATGGCTAAAACCGCTTCAGAAGCTGAAGCTGATGCTGCTGGTGGAGCGACTGACACGACTCAGTGA
- the LOC106294894 gene encoding zinc finger CCCH domain-containing protein 37 isoform X5 codes for MAAHRHQLFTYALQPSLAAASTVSPAPPPPQPLPQPQQSLSLSSLYASSAADRYYPDATFRFLSRDGSEALTNYQATVASSSSSSAMYHHHHLPNAAAASHLAYPPQLIHQEAWPPGVEPPAAAAAAVEPLPPGVKRTSEALYYPTLYGAHNPMGQTEAWYTTDYLTKRLKLESTSHLPVYPQRAGEKDCTHYMQTRTCKFGEGCKFDHPVWVPEGGIPDWKEAPVVPNDEYPERPGEPDCPYYIKTQRCKYGLRCKFNHPKTAAAVTVETPDALPERPSEPPCTFYMKTGKCKFGLTCKFHHPKDIQLPSSSQDNGSTEAVTSEPDVTNNPHVTFAPAAYYNSKGLPARPILQAEVDCPFYLKTGSCKYGATCRYNHPERTAFTPQAAGINYPLVSPTSASVNLGLINSAASLYQTLAQPTNLLQLGALTATYPQRPGQPECDYYMKTGECKFGERCRFHHPADRLNATSKQAPQQPNVKLSLAGYPRREGAQNCPYYMKTGTCKYGATCKFDHPPPGEVMAKTASEAEADAAGGATDTTQ; via the exons ATGGCAGCACATCGTCACCAATTGTTCACATACGCCCTCCAACCTTCTCTCGCCGCCGCCTCCACCGTTTCCCCCGCTCCTCCTCCGCCGCAACCGCTACCGCAACCGCAGCAAAGTCTCTCCCTTTCTTCTCTCTACGCCTCCTCCGCCGCCGACCGCTACTACCCCGACGCCACGTTCCGCTTCTTATCCCGCGACGGATCCGAAGCTTTGACCAACTACCAAGCAACGGTTGCTTCTTCTTCCTCTTCTTCGGCCATGTACCACCACCACCATCTCCCCAACGCGGCGGCGGCGTCGCATTTGGCTTACCCTCCTCAGCTGATTCATCAGGAAGCTTGGCCGCCTGGCGTCGAGCCTCCCGCCGCCGCCGCCGCCGCCGTTGAGCCTCTTCCTCCTGGAGTCAAACGCACCTCTGAAG CGCTCTACTATCCGACTCTCTACGGTGCCCATAATCCAATGGGTCAGACGGAAGCTTGGTATACTACGGACTACTTAACCAAGCGCCTTAAGTTGGAGAGTACGAGCCATTTGCCTGTCTATCCACAGCGGGCAGGGGAGAAGGATTGTACCCACTATATGCAAACAAGAACTTGTAAATTTGGAGAGGGCTGCAAATTTGATCATCCTGTTTGGGTTCCTGAAGGTGGAATCCCAGATTGGAAAGAG GCACCAGTTGTTCCAAACGATGAGTACCCTGAGAGACCAGGTGAACCAGATTGTCCG TATTATATAAAAACACAACGTTGCAAATATGGTCTAAGGTGCAAGTTTAATCATCCCAAAACAGCGGCTGCA GTTACTGTTGAAACTCCAGATGCCTTACCTGAGAGGCCTTCTGAGCCCCCGTGCACT TTCTACATGAAGACTGGAAAATGTAAATTTGGTTTAACATGCAAGTTCCACCACCCAAAAGATATCCAGCTACCATCATCTAGTCAAGATAATGGTAGTACTGAGGCTGTAACCAGTGAACCTGATGTCACCAACAATCCGCATGTGACATTTGCTCCAGCAGCATATTACAACTCGAAGGGACTACCAGCTAGGCCG ATTTTACAGGCTGAAGTAGACTGCCCGTTCTATCTCAAGACCGGAAG CTGCAAGTATGGTGCCACCTGTCGCTACAATCATCCTGAGAGGACTG CATTCACTCCCCAAGCTGCTGGGATAAATTATCCTCTAGTGTCCCCGACCAGTGCGAGTGTAAACCTTGGGTTGATTAACTCAGCTGCCTCCCTCTATCAGACTCTTGCTCAACCCACG AACTTGTTGCAGCTAGGAGCGCTTACAGCAACGTATCCCCAAAGACCTGGACAACCAGAATGTGAC TACTACATGAAGACAGGGGAGTGCAAGTTTGGAGAGAGGTGCAGGTTCCATCACCCAGCAGATAGGTTGAACGCAACGAGTAAACAAGCTCCTCAGCAGCCGAATGTGAAGCTGAGTCTTGCAGGGTATCCCAGAAGAGAG GGTGCGCAAAATTGCCCGTATTACATGAAGACGGGGACTTGCAAGTACGGGGCAACATGCAAGTTTGACCATCCTCCTCCAGGCGAAGTTATGGCTAAAACCGCTTCAGAAGCTGAAGCTGATGCTGCTGGTGGAGCGACTGACACGACTCAGTGA